The Suncus etruscus isolate mSunEtr1 chromosome 7, mSunEtr1.pri.cur, whole genome shotgun sequence genome includes a window with the following:
- the LOC126013807 gene encoding myosin-3, whose protein sequence is MSSDSEMEVYGIAAPFLRKSEKERIEAQNQPFDAKTYCFVVDAKEEYVKGKIKNTQDGKVTVETEDNRTLVVKPEDVYAMNPPKFDRIEDMAMLTHLNEPAVLYNLKERYTSWMIYTYSGLFCVTVNPYKWLPVYNPEVVDGYRGKKRQEAPPHIFSISDNAYQFMLTDRENQSILITGESGAGKTVNTKRVIQYFATIAATGDLAKKKDTKMKGTLEDQIISANPLLEAFGNAKTVRNDNSSRFGKFIRIHFGTTGKLASADIETYLLEKSRVTFQLKAERSYHIFYQILSNKKPELIELLLITTNPYDYPFISQGEILVASIDDAEELLATDSAIDILGFTLEEKSGLYKLTGAVMHYGNMKFKQKQREEQAEPDGTEVADKTAYLMGLNSSDLLKALCFPRVKVGNEYVTKGQTVDQVHHAVNALSKSVYEKLFLWMVTRINQQLDTKLPRQHFIGVLDIAGFEIFEYNSLEQLCINFTNEKLQQFFNHHMFVLEQEEYKKEGIEWTFIDFGMDLAACIELIEKPMGIFSILEEECMFPKASDTSFKNKLYDQHLGKSNNFQKPKVVKGKAEAHFSLVHYAGTVDYSVSGWLEKNKDPLNETVVGLYQKSSNRLLAHLYATFATTDADSGKKKVAKKKGSSFQTVSALFRENLNKLMSNLRTTHPHFVRCIIPNESKTPGAMEHSLVLHQLRCNGVLEGIRICRKGFPNRILYGDFKQRYRVLNASAIPEGQFIDSKKACEKLLSSIDIDHTQYKFGHTKVFFKAGLLGTLEEMRDDRLANLITRTQAVCRGYLMRMEFQKMVQRRESIFCIQYNIRSFMNVKHWPWMKLYFKIKPLLKSAEIEKEMATMKEEFQKIKDELAKSEAKRKELEEKLVTLVQEKNDLKLQVQAESENLLNAEERCDQLIKAKFQLEAKIKEVTERAEDEEETNAELTAKKRKLEDECSELKKDIDDLELTLAKVEKEKHATENKVKNLTEELAGLDETIEKLTREKKTLQEAHQQTLDDLQAEEDKVNSLSKIKSKLEQLVDDLESSLEQEKKLRVDLERNKRKLEGDLKLAQESILDLENDKQQLDERLKKKDFEYCQLQSKLEDEQTLGLQFQKKIKELQARIEELEEEIEAERATRAKTEKQRSDYARELEELSERLEEAGGVTSTQIELNKKREAEFLKLRRDLEEATLQHEVMVAALRKKHAESMTELGEQIDNLQRVKQKLEKEKSEFKLEIDDLASNVESMSKSKANLEKICRTLEDQLNEARGKNEELQRSMSELTTQKSRLHTEAGELSHQLEEKESIVSQLSRNKQAFTQQIEELKRQLEEESKAKNALAHALQSSRHDCDLLREQYEEEQEGKAELQRALSKANSEVAQWRTKYETDAIQRTEELEEAKKKLAQRLQDSEEQIEAVNAKCASLEKTKQRLQGEAEDLMVDVERANSMAASLDKKQRNFDKVLAEWKTKCDESQAELEASLKESRTLSTELFKLKNAYEEALDQLETVKRENKNLEHEISDLTEQIAENGKTIHELEKSRKQMELEKADIQLALEEAEATVEHEEAKILRIQLELTQVKSEIDRKITEKDEEIEQLKKNYQRTVEMMQSTLDAEVRSRNEAIRIKKKMEGDLNEIEIQLSHANRQAAETLKHLRSVQGQLKDTQIYLDDALRGQEDLKEQLAIVERRTTLLQAEVEELRASLEQTERARKLAEQELLDSNERVQLLHAQNTSLIHTKKKLEADLTQFQNEVEDANKDARNAEEKAKKAIIDAAMMAEELKKEQDTSAHLERMKKNMEQTVKDLQLRLDEAEQLALKGGKKQIQKLEMRIRELEFELEGEQKKNTESVKGLRKYERRIKELSYQSEEDKKNVLRLQDLVDKLQVKVKSYKRQAEEADEQANANLNKFRKAQHELEEAEERADIAESQVNKLRAKTRDFPSSRKVIHESEE, encoded by the exons ATGAGCAGTGACAGTGAAATGGAAGTTTACGGCATAGCAGCTCCCTTCCTCCGGAAGTCGGAAAAGGAAAGAATCGAGGCTCAGAATCAGCCATTTGATGCTAAAACCTACTGCTTTGTGGTTGATGCAAAAGAAGAATATgtcaaagggaaaataaagaatacCCAAGATGGGAAGGTGACTGTGGAAACTGAGGACAATCGG ACTCTGGTGGTGAAGCCAGAGGATGTGTATGCAATGAACCCACCCAAGTTTGATCGGATTGAGGACATGGCCATGCTGACACACCTGAATGAACCAGCTGTGCTGTACAATCTCAAGGAACGGTACACCTCATGGATGATCTAT ACCTACTCAGGTCTCTTCTGTGTCACTGTCAATCCCTACAAGTGGCTGCCAGTGTATAATCCTGAGGTGGTGGATGGCTACAGAGGCAAAAAGCGACAGGAGGCTCCACCCCACATCTTCTCTATCTCAGATAATGCCTATCAGTTCATGCTAACAG ATAGAGAAAACCAATCCATTCTAATCAC TGGAGAATCTGGTGCAGGAAAAACTGTGAACACTAAAAGGGTTATTCAGTACTTTGCAACAATTGCAGCTACTGGAGACCTCGCCAAGAAAAAGGACACCAAAATGAAG GGAACTCTGGAAGACCAAATCATCAGTGCCAACCCATTACTGGAGGCCTTTGGGAATGCCAAGACTGTGAGAAATGACAATTCTTCACGCTTT GGAAAATTCATCCGAATTCATTTTGGGACCACCGGAAAGCTGGCCTCAGCAGATATTGAAACAT ATCTGCTGGAAAAATCAAGGGTTACTTTCCAGTTGAAGGCTGAGAGAAGCTACCACATCTTTTATCAGATTCTTTCAAACAAGAAACCTGAGCTTATAG AGCTGCTGCTCATTACAACTAATCCTTATGACTACCCATTCATTAGCCAGGGTGAAATCCTGGTGGCCAGTATTGATGATGCTGAGGAGCTTTTGGCTACAGAT AGTGCCATTGATATCCTGGGATTTACCCTAGAAGAGAAATCTGGACTCTACAAGTTGACAGGGGCTGTGATGCACTATGGGAACATGAAGTTCAAGCAAAAGCAGAGAGAGGAACAGGCAGAGCCAGATGGCACTGAAG TGGCTGACAAGACAGCCTATTTGATGGGCTTGAACTCTTCAGATCTTCTGAAAGCTTTGTGCTTCCCTAGAGTGAAAGTTGGGAATGAGTATGTGACCAAAGGTCAAACTGTTGATCAG GTTCATCATGCTGTCAATGCACTGTCCAAGTCTGTTTATGAAAAGCTGTTCTTGTGGATGGTCACTCGCATCAATCAGCAACTGGATACAAAGCTACCAAGACAGCATTTTATTGGCGTTTTGGACATTGCAGGCTTTGAGATATTTGAG taTAACAGCCTGGAGCAGCTGTGTATCAACTTCACCAATGAGAAACTGCAACAGTTTTTCAACCACCACATGTTTGTGCTGGAGCAGGAGGAATACAAGAAGGAAGGCATTGAATGGACATTCATTGACTTTGGGATGGACCTGGCTGCCTGCATAGAGCTCATTGAGAAG CCTATGGGCATATTCTCCATCCTGGAAGAGGAGTGCATGTTCCCCAAGGCATCAGACACCTCCTTCAAGAACAAGCTGTATGACCAGCACCTGGGAAAATCCAACAACTTCCAGAAGCCTAAGGTGGTCAAGGGGAAGGCTGAGGCCCACTTCTCACTGGTGCATTATGCTGGAACAGTGGACTACAGTGTGTCAGGCTggttggagaaaaataaagacccACTGAATGAGACTGTCGTCGGACTATATCAGAAGTCCTCCAACAGGCTCCTAGCACATCTCTATGCCACCTTTGCAACAACAGATG CTGACAGTGGAAAGAAGAAAGTTGCCAAGAAGAAGGGTTCTTCTTTCCAAACTGTTTCTGCCCTTTTCAGG GAAAATCTAAATAAACTGATGTCAAATTTAAGAACTACTCACCCTCACTTTGTTCGTTGTATAATTCCCAATGAAAGCAAAACCCCAg GGGCTATGGAACATAGCCTTGTCCTCCATCAGTTGCGGTGCAATGGTGTCCTGGAGGGCATCCGCATTTGTCGGAAGGGATTCCCAAATCGGATTCTCTATGGGGACTTTAAACAAAG ATATCGAGTACTAAATGCCAGTGCCATCCCAGAAGGACAATTCATTGACAGTAAAAAAGCCTGTGAAAAGCTATTGTCATCTATTGACATTGATCATACACAGTATAAATTTGGACATACTAAg GTATTTTTTAAGGCTGGATTGCTCGGAACCTTGGAAGAAATGCGAGATGACCGCCTAGCAAACCTGATCACTCGAACACAAGCTGTGTGCAGGGGATATCTTATGCGTATGGAATTCCAAAAGATGGTGCAGAGAAG GGAGTCCATTTTCTGCATCCAGTACAACATACGTTCATTCATGAATGTGAAGCACTGGCCCTGGATGAagctatatttcaaaataaagccCCTTCTCAAGAGTGCAGAGATTGAGAAAGAAATGGCCACCATGAAGGAAGAGTTCCAGAAAATTAAAGATGAACTTGCCAAGTCAGAGGCAAAAAGAAAGGAGCTAGAAGAAAAATTGGTGACTCTAGTACAAGAGAAAAATGACCTGAAACTCCAAGTACAAGCT gaaagtgaAAACTTGTTGAATGCTGAGGAAAGATGTGATCAATTGATCAAAGCCAAATTCCAGCTAGAAGCCAAAATCAAAGAGGTGACTGAGAGAGCTGAGGATGAGGAAGAGACCAATGCTGAGCTTActgcaaagaaaaggaaattggaAGATGAATGTTCAGAACTGAAGAAAGACATAGATGACCTTGAGCTAACTCTGGCCAAGGTGGAAAAGGAAAAGCATGCCACAGAGAACAAG GTTAAAAATCTTACTGAAGAACTTGCTGGGTTGGATGAAACCATTGAAAAGTTAACTAGAGAAAAGAAGACCCTTCAAGAGGCTCACCAGCAGACCTTGGATGACCTCCAAGCAGAAGAAGACAAAGTCAATTCTTTAAGCAAAATCAAGAGCAAACTAGAACAGCTAGTTGATGAT CTAGAAAGTTCCTTAGAACAAGAAAAGAAACTCCGTGTAGACCTAGAAAGGAATAAGAGGAAACTTGAAGGAGACTTGAAGCTTGCTCAAGAATCCATATTAGATCTGGAGAATGACAAGCAACAACTGGATGAAAGACTTAAGAA GAAAGACTTTGAATATTGTCAACTGCAAAGCAAATTGGAAGATGAACAAACTCTGGGTCTCCAATTTCAGAAGAAGATCAAAGAGCTCCAG GCTCGAATAGAAGAACTGGAAGAAGAGATTGAGGCAGAGAGGGCCACCCGTGCCAAGACTGAAAAACAGCGAAGTGACTATGCCAGGGAGTTAGAGGAGCTGAGTGAGAGGCTGGAGGAGGCAGGAGGTGTCACCTCCACCCAGATAGAACTCAACAAGAAGCGGGAGGCTGAGTTCTTGAAGCTGCGTAGGGATCTGGAGGAGGCCACTCTGCAGCATGAAGTCATGGTGGCTGCACTGCGGAAGAAGCACGCAGAGAGCATGACAGAGCTTGGGGAGCAGATAGACAATCTGCAGAGGGTCAAGCAGAAGCTGGAAAAGGAGAAGAGTGAGTTCAAGCTTGAGATTGATGACCTTGCCAGCAACGTGGAGAGCATGTCAAAATCCAAG GCAAATTTGGAGAAAATATGCAGGACTCTTGAGGATCAATTAAATGAAGCCAGGGGTAAGAATGAGGAACTCCAGAGGAGTATGAGTGAATTGACCACACAGAAGTCTCGTCTTCATACAGAAGCTG GTGAGTTGAGTCATCagctagaagaaaaagaaagtatagtaTCCCAACTTTCCAGGAACAAACAGGCATTTACTCAACAAATAGAAGAACTCAAGAGGCAGTTAGAAGAAGAGAGTAAG GCTAAGAATGCCTTGGCCCATGCCCTTCAGTCTTCCCGCCATGACTGTGACCTGCTTCGGGAACAATATGAGGAGGAACAGGAAGGTAAAGCTGAGCTACAGAGGGCACTATCCAAAGCGAATAGTGAGGTTGCTCAGTGGAGGACTAAATATGAGACGGATGCCATCCAGCGCACAGAGGAGTTGGAGGAGGCCAA GAAAAAACTTGCTCAGCGCCTTCAGGACTCAGAGGAACAGATTGAGGCAGTGAATGCTAAGTGTGCTTCTTTGGAGAAAACCAAGCAGAGGCTTCAAGGAGAAGCTGAGGACTTGATGGTTGATGTTGAAAGAGCCAATTCCATGGCTGCTTCTCTGGACAAAAAACAGAGGAACTTTGACAAG gtgttAGCTGAATGGAAAACCAAGTGTGATGAGAGTCAGGCAGAGCTGGAGGCATCTCTGAAGGAATCCCGTACCTTAAGCACTGAACTCTTCAAACTGAAAAATGCCTATGAAGAAGCTTTAGATCAACTTGAAACTGTGAAACGAGAAAATAAGAACTTAGAAc ATGAGATATCAGATCTCACAGAACAAATTGCTGAAAATGGTAAAACTATTCATGAACTCGAGAAATCACGGAAGCAGATGGAACTGGAAAAAGCTGATATCCAGCTGGCTCTCGAGGAAGCAGAG gcAACTGTTGAACATGAGGAAGCCAAGATACTCCGAATTCAGCTGGAACTGACCCAAGTGAAATCAGAAATTGATAGAAAGATAACTGAAAAAGATGAAGAGATTGAGCAGCTGAAGAAGAACTACCAGAGAACGGTGGAGATGATGCAGAGCACTCTGGATGCTGAGGTGCGGAGTAGGAATGAAGCCATCAGAATCAAGAAGAAAATGGAGGGTGATTTGAATGAGATTGAGATCCAGTTGAGTCATGCCAACCGCCAAGCTGCAGAGACACTCAAACACCTCAGGAGTGTTCAGGGACAGCTGAAG GACACTCAGATCTACCTGGATGATGCTCTCAGGGGCCAAGAGGACCTAAAGGAGCAGCTAGCAATTGTGGAGCGCAGAACCACCTTGCTGCAGGCTGAGGTAGAGGAGCTTCGAGCCTCTCTGGAGCAGACAGAGAGAGCACGGAAACTGGCAGAACAAGAGCTCCTAGACTCCAATGAAAGAGTACAACTGCTTCATGCCCAG AACACCAGTCTCATCCACACCAAGAAGAAGCTGGAGGCAGATCTCACACAATTCCAGAACGAGGTGGAGGATGCCAATAAGGATGCAAGGAATGCTgaagagaaagcaaaaaaggCCATTATAGAT GCAGCCATGATGGCTGAAGAATTGAAGAAGGAGCAGGACACAAGCGCCCACCTGGAGCGGATGAAGAAGAATATGGAGCAGACAGTGAAGGACCTGCAGCTTCGACTAGATGAGGCTGAGCAGCTGGCCTTGAAGGGTGGGAAGAAGCAGATCCAGAAACTGGAGATGCGG ATCCGTGAGCTGGAATTTGAACTTGAAGGAGAACAAAAGAAGAACACTGAGTCTGTTAAGGGCCTAAGAAAGTATGAGCGGCGGATCAAGGAATTGTCATACCAG AGTGAAGAGGATAAGAAGAATGTGCTCAGATTACAAGATCTGGTGGATAAACTTCAAGTGAAAGTCAAATCCTATAAAAGGCAGGCTGAAGAGGCT GATGAACAAGCCAATGCAAATCTCAACAAATTCCGAAAAGCACAGCATGAACTCGAGGAGGCTGAGGAACGTGCTGATATAGCAGAATCTCAAGTCAATAAGCTTCGTGCTAAAACTCGAGATTTTCCTTCTAGCAGG AAGGTGATCCATGAGAGTGAAGAGTAA